From Sediminibacterium sp. TEGAF015, a single genomic window includes:
- a CDS encoding RNA-binding S4 domain-containing protein, which produces MAVEKEKLRIDKYLWSIRLFKTRSQAGDACSKGKVKYNGDSVKSSRIVAVGDEYEVKTETKKWVIKVTGLLHTRQAYAEAIKYYIDITPAEELDRVKFVASSFHTGKRLSKVGRPTKRDRRDLEEFME; this is translated from the coding sequence ATGGCAGTTGAAAAAGAAAAATTGCGGATAGACAAATATCTCTGGAGTATCCGGCTGTTTAAAACAAGAAGCCAGGCTGGCGATGCTTGCAGTAAAGGCAAAGTCAAATACAATGGCGATTCAGTTAAGTCTTCCAGAATTGTGGCAGTTGGCGATGAATACGAAGTAAAAACTGAAACTAAAAAATGGGTCATCAAAGTGACCGGACTGCTTCATACAAGACAAGCCTATGCTGAAGCCATTAAATACTACATTGATATAACGCCGGCGGAGGAACTGGATCGGGTCAAATTTGTTGCTTCCAGTTTCCATACAGGTAAGCGATTAAGTAAAGTAGGGAGACCTACCAAGAGAGACAGGAGAGATTTGGAAGAATTTATGGAATAA
- a CDS encoding dipeptidase, with the protein MESWKTYQEQHKDQFLNELIELLKIPSISARSEHKDDMLHCAEIVKQRLLEAGADTATIYPTKGHPIVYGEKIVDPTKPTVLVYGHYDVQPADPLELWHSGPFEPVIKDGKIYARGSADDKGQFYMHLKALETFTKTNSFCTNIKFLIEGEEEIGSPNLAEFVKQNKELLKADVILISDTSMLSMENPSIDIGVRGLSYIELELTAANRDLHSGVYGGAVANPITILAQMIASCHDENNHITIPGFYDDVVDATPEERAKMAKAPFNETEYKTDLGVTELWGEKGYTTNERTGIRPTLEVNGIWGGYTGEGAKTVLPSKAAAKISCRLVPNQSSEVITKKVLDYFRSIAPAGVTINAMEHHGGEPYMTPIDSVEYKAAAKAIETAFGKEPIPVRGGGSIPICALFEKELGLKIIFLGFGLDSDNLHSPNEKFNLENYYKGIETIPYFHKYFAEMKG; encoded by the coding sequence ATGGAGAGCTGGAAAACCTATCAGGAACAACACAAGGACCAATTTTTAAATGAATTAATTGAGTTATTAAAAATACCTAGTATCAGTGCAAGATCTGAGCACAAGGATGATATGCTGCACTGCGCAGAAATAGTAAAGCAAAGGTTGTTGGAAGCAGGTGCAGATACTGCAACCATTTATCCAACAAAGGGACACCCGATTGTATATGGCGAAAAAATAGTAGATCCAACAAAACCTACTGTATTGGTATATGGACATTATGATGTTCAGCCCGCAGATCCTTTGGAATTATGGCATAGCGGACCTTTTGAGCCAGTGATTAAAGACGGCAAAATTTATGCACGTGGATCTGCAGATGATAAAGGCCAATTTTATATGCACTTAAAAGCATTGGAAACTTTTACTAAAACCAATAGCTTCTGCACCAATATTAAATTTTTAATAGAGGGAGAAGAAGAAATTGGAAGTCCTAACCTGGCAGAATTTGTTAAGCAAAATAAAGAACTGTTAAAAGCAGATGTGATACTAATTTCAGACACTTCTATGCTAAGCATGGAAAATCCATCAATTGATATTGGCGTGAGAGGGCTCAGTTATATTGAACTGGAACTTACTGCAGCCAACAGAGATTTGCATAGCGGCGTGTACGGAGGGGCGGTTGCCAATCCCATTACTATTTTAGCCCAAATGATTGCCTCCTGCCACGACGAAAATAATCATATCACTATTCCCGGCTTTTATGACGATGTGGTAGATGCTACCCCTGAAGAAAGAGCCAAAATGGCCAAAGCACCTTTTAATGAAACGGAGTATAAAACAGACTTAGGTGTAACGGAATTGTGGGGCGAGAAAGGATATACCACCAACGAAAGAACAGGTATCCGTCCAACTTTGGAAGTAAATGGTATTTGGGGTGGCTACACAGGGGAGGGCGCTAAAACAGTTTTACCTTCCAAAGCTGCTGCTAAAATTTCCTGCCGATTGGTCCCTAATCAATCATCGGAAGTAATTACCAAAAAAGTACTGGATTATTTCAGAAGTATTGCTCCAGCCGGAGTAACCATCAATGCCATGGAGCATCATGGCGGAGAACCTTATATGACTCCGATAGATTCAGTGGAATACAAAGCAGCTGCAAAAGCAATTGAAACTGCATTTGGCAAAGAACCCATTCCTGTAAGAGGCGGTGGCAGTATTCCGATCTGTGCCTTATTTGAAAAGGAACTTGGATTAAAAATCATCTTCCTTGGATTTGGCCTAGACAGTGACAACCTGCATAGTCCTAATGAAAAATTCAATTTAGAGAACTATTACAAAGGCATTGAGACTATTCCTTATTTCCACAAGTATTTCGCAGAAATGAAAGGATAA
- a CDS encoding cation diffusion facilitator family transporter codes for MYSGKENFLVQKWVTVLSVVLFILKITAYYLTDSLAILSDSMESIVNIVAGFIGLYSLYIAAQPRDENHPYGHGKAEFISAAAEGSLIIAAGILIIYETVVNILENHTVQALDNGMWLVGSTAILNYIAGAICIRIGRKNNSLALESSGKHLQIDTYSTVGVLAAIALIYFTQIYWLDKVVALALSGWIMYNGYTILRKSLAGIMDEADEQMLNKFIGVLNTSKSSKWIDLHNLRVIKYGDLLHIDCHLTLPWYYNVHEAHREIDNLSNLIKENFGDSIELFVHTDGCLPYSCAICSLSDCKERTQPFQQSLDWTLENVVSNQKHRIAEQA; via the coding sequence ATGTATTCAGGGAAAGAAAATTTTTTAGTCCAAAAATGGGTTACTGTTCTTAGTGTAGTGCTGTTTATCTTGAAAATAACCGCCTATTATCTAACGGATTCACTGGCCATTTTATCAGATTCAATGGAAAGCATTGTGAACATTGTAGCTGGGTTTATTGGCCTGTATAGCTTATATATTGCAGCTCAACCTAGAGATGAAAATCATCCTTACGGACATGGCAAAGCCGAATTCATCTCTGCAGCTGCAGAAGGAAGCTTAATTATAGCTGCAGGTATTTTAATCATATATGAAACCGTTGTAAATATCCTAGAAAACCATACCGTTCAGGCATTGGACAATGGCATGTGGCTCGTTGGATCTACTGCCATTCTGAACTATATTGCCGGTGCTATCTGCATTCGCATTGGACGAAAAAATAATTCGCTTGCACTGGAAAGTAGCGGGAAGCATCTGCAAATTGACACCTACTCCACAGTTGGTGTATTGGCAGCCATTGCATTGATTTATTTTACGCAAATTTATTGGCTGGACAAAGTGGTTGCCCTTGCGCTAAGTGGATGGATTATGTACAATGGCTATACAATCCTGAGAAAGTCACTTGCAGGAATTATGGACGAGGCAGACGAGCAAATGTTAAATAAATTTATTGGTGTATTAAATACTTCAAAGAGCAGTAAATGGATTGACTTGCACAACCTAAGAGTTATCAAATACGGCGATTTGTTGCATATTGATTGTCACTTAACACTTCCCTGGTACTATAATGTTCATGAAGCCCACCGTGAAATTGACAATTTATCCAACCTGATTAAAGAAAACTTCGGCGATTCCATCGAGCTTTTTGTGCATACCGATGGTTGTTTACCCTATAGCTGTGCTATCTGCTCCTTATCGGATTGCAAGGAAAGAACACAGCCCTTTCAGCAGTCGCTGGACTGGACCCTTGAAAATGTGGTTTCTAACCAGAAACATCGCATTGCAGAGCAGGCTTAA
- a CDS encoding glycosyltransferase family 2 protein, with protein MRKPELRERIPSRPPLISPLHDETDQPVWSVMIAVDNTFTYLNTTLLSILELDQGIGVMQIMVVDDASDDGDVEQLVKDTGKGRIGYFRQPNKIGRLRNLETCIKLSRGKYIHILYGDNYVMPGFYDEILSLFNEFPRVGAAFTEFQYINERGNPIWKHQPLAKERGLLKNWVKAVALRQNTEPSAMVIKRSTYEKLGSFFGAEHGEFWEMTVRIAAHVELAYVPKVLANFRIHGKALHSEALKTGRNIDDITKIIGIIRAYLPLDVRDEVNAMSKKYFSQHFAQLSHKVYHELDDTEAALKQAWGALVLDINWISLKYSLLLFFKYLIGYKVIRKWVEKLS; from the coding sequence ATGCGTAAACCAGAACTAAGAGAGAGAATCCCTTCAAGGCCTCCACTTATATCGCCATTGCATGATGAAACGGATCAGCCTGTCTGGTCGGTTATGATTGCCGTGGACAATACTTTTACTTATCTAAACACTACTTTACTGTCTATTCTGGAACTGGATCAGGGAATTGGCGTAATGCAGATTATGGTTGTGGACGATGCCAGTGATGATGGTGATGTGGAGCAATTGGTAAAAGATACAGGAAAAGGGAGAATCGGATATTTCAGACAGCCCAATAAAATTGGCAGGCTCAGAAATCTGGAAACCTGTATTAAATTATCACGCGGAAAATATATTCATATTTTATACGGAGACAACTATGTCATGCCCGGATTTTATGACGAAATTTTGTCTTTGTTTAATGAGTTCCCAAGGGTAGGTGCTGCATTTACAGAATTCCAGTATATAAATGAACGAGGCAATCCAATTTGGAAACATCAGCCCTTGGCTAAAGAAAGAGGGTTGCTGAAAAACTGGGTAAAAGCAGTTGCACTAAGGCAAAATACTGAACCTTCTGCCATGGTTATTAAAAGGAGCACCTATGAAAAACTAGGTAGCTTTTTTGGTGCTGAACACGGAGAGTTCTGGGAAATGACAGTAAGAATTGCTGCACATGTAGAGTTAGCCTATGTACCCAAAGTGCTGGCCAACTTCAGAATACATGGAAAAGCATTGCATTCAGAAGCACTCAAAACAGGAAGAAATATTGACGACATCACTAAAATCATCGGTATCATCCGGGCATACTTGCCCTTGGATGTAAGAGATGAAGTGAATGCCATGTCAAAAAAATACTTCTCTCAGCATTTTGCTCAGTTGTCGCACAAAGTGTATCATGAATTAGATGATACGGAGGCAGCGCTGAAACAAGCCTGGGGTGCCCTCGTATTAGACATTAACTGGATTTCCCTCAAGTATTCTTTGTTGCTATTCTTTAAATACCTGATTGGCTATAAAGTAATCCGCAAATGGGTGGAGAAGTTATCTTAA
- a CDS encoding OsmC family protein: MIDVKVNWKEALAFDAIGNDGHTVRIDTTLENGGLNSGMNPKRMLLASLCGCSAIDVIEILNKMKVSFSKLEVTAEAEQTEDHPKTFTYINIVYHSDVKPEDEDKLNRAVSLSMDKYCGISAMLAKHCPINYSTKLM, from the coding sequence ATGATAGATGTAAAAGTTAATTGGAAGGAAGCGCTGGCTTTTGATGCAATAGGAAACGATGGGCATACCGTGCGTATTGATACAACATTAGAGAACGGCGGATTAAACAGTGGCATGAATCCCAAGAGAATGTTACTGGCCTCTTTATGTGGATGCAGTGCCATTGATGTAATTGAAATCCTCAATAAAATGAAAGTGAGCTTCAGTAAACTGGAAGTAACTGCGGAGGCCGAACAAACAGAAGACCATCCTAAAACCTTCACTTATATTAACATTGTGTATCATTCAGATGTTAAGCCCGAAGATGAAGATAAACTGAATCGTGCAGTATCCTTATCGATGGATAAGTACTGTGGCATTTCAGCCATGCTGGCAAAACACTGCCCAATTAATTACAGTACTAAGTTGATGTAA
- a CDS encoding superoxide dismutase, which produces MKKAYNRRVFLKDSSKAALAAGIGISLIPSVVVAATGNEFEQQPLPYGYAALEPYIDAMTMEIHFTKHAAAYAKNLADACAAEKVNMQTTSVETLMKNISKYSIKMRNNGGGHFNHEFFWKCMKPGTANQPSGILLTSINQSFGSFESFKNAFADAGKSRFGSGWAWLVQTADGNLKIGSTPNQDNPLMDISELKGTPLLGLDVWEHAYYLKYQNKRPDYINNWFNIVNWDFVAGQLK; this is translated from the coding sequence ATGAAAAAAGCCTATAACAGAAGAGTCTTTCTGAAAGACAGTAGCAAAGCTGCGCTGGCAGCCGGAATCGGAATCAGCCTGATACCTTCTGTTGTTGTTGCTGCAACAGGAAATGAATTTGAACAACAACCGCTGCCTTATGGATATGCTGCACTGGAGCCTTATATTGATGCAATGACTATGGAAATTCATTTCACCAAACATGCAGCTGCTTATGCAAAAAACTTAGCAGATGCCTGTGCCGCAGAAAAAGTAAATATGCAGACCACTAGTGTAGAAACCCTGATGAAAAATATCAGCAAGTATTCTATAAAAATGCGTAACAACGGCGGAGGTCATTTCAACCATGAATTTTTCTGGAAATGCATGAAGCCTGGAACGGCCAATCAACCTTCCGGTATATTATTAACTTCCATCAACCAGTCTTTCGGTTCCTTTGAATCCTTTAAAAATGCTTTTGCAGATGCAGGTAAAAGCAGATTCGGAAGCGGATGGGCATGGCTGGTACAAACTGCTGACGGCAATTTGAAAATAGGCTCTACGCCCAATCAGGATAATCCATTGATGGATATTAGTGAATTGAAAGGAACACCCTTATTAGGATTGGATGTATGGGAGCATGCTTATTATTTAAAATATCAAAACAAACGACCCGATTATATTAACAACTGGTTCAATATTGTAAACTGGGACTTTGTAGCGGGTCAATTAAAATAA
- a CDS encoding LptF/LptG family permease encodes MIKKLDILIIRSFIGPFVAAFAISLFVLTMQFFWLYIDDLVGKGLDLLTVLKLIGLVALFWVPMALPLALLFSSIMTFGNLGEKFELVAIKAAGISLIRFMRPLLVFTILVCGVAFLFANNIIPVTQLKLSALKYDIIVSKPSIDIKEGVFYDKIDGFVIKLGKKEKNDSIIHDVVIFEKGYYLQDNMMVAESGVMRVSKDKQFLEFILKNGWRYQEKGPRGELNTEFTRMGFKEYKKVFDLKSFQMNKTEDSAFYDPKMLSLRQLNVAIDSLDHIDTFYLKKAKLEVSPYLRFARFADTGWVKVKQPLPKVNPRKLFPDSLQQQLIDAASNQLATVKGSVNVMAEDYQTKYLSMQLHEIEWHKKFTLSVACLVMFLIGAPLGSIIRKGGLGTPLVFAIIFFVLFHLLNTFGEKFVRSGQTNAVLGMWLSTFILVPVSAFLIYKAMHDSQLFNQEFYYRNFKGLRKLLANFKKKNSHEKSL; translated from the coding sequence GTGATAAAAAAACTAGACATACTAATTATTCGCTCTTTTATTGGACCGTTCGTAGCTGCATTTGCCATTTCCCTGTTTGTACTAACCATGCAGTTTTTCTGGCTGTACATTGACGACCTGGTTGGAAAAGGATTAGACCTGCTTACTGTTCTTAAACTAATTGGACTAGTAGCTTTGTTTTGGGTTCCGATGGCATTGCCGCTGGCTTTATTGTTTTCCTCCATTATGACTTTTGGGAACCTTGGTGAGAAGTTTGAGCTGGTGGCTATTAAAGCTGCCGGGATTTCTTTAATCAGATTCATGCGTCCACTTTTGGTATTTACTATTCTAGTCTGTGGCGTTGCGTTTTTGTTTGCCAACAATATCATTCCAGTTACGCAGCTGAAACTATCGGCATTAAAATATGATATCATTGTTTCGAAACCTTCCATTGATATTAAAGAAGGTGTTTTTTATGATAAGATAGATGGCTTTGTTATTAAACTAGGCAAGAAAGAAAAAAACGATAGCATTATTCACGATGTAGTCATTTTTGAAAAAGGATATTATTTACAGGATAATATGATGGTTGCGGAAAGCGGCGTGATGCGGGTTTCCAAAGACAAACAGTTTCTGGAATTTATTCTCAAGAATGGATGGCGTTATCAGGAAAAGGGACCAAGAGGAGAGTTGAATACCGAATTTACCCGCATGGGATTCAAGGAATACAAGAAAGTTTTTGATTTGAAAAGTTTTCAAATGAATAAAACAGAAGACTCCGCATTTTACGATCCCAAAATGTTAAGCCTTCGTCAACTCAATGTTGCCATTGATTCTCTGGACCATATTGATACCTTCTATTTAAAAAAAGCTAAACTTGAAGTAAGCCCTTATTTGCGGTTCGCCAGATTTGCAGATACAGGATGGGTAAAAGTAAAACAACCGCTACCAAAAGTAAATCCAAGGAAATTATTTCCCGACAGTCTTCAGCAACAATTGATAGATGCTGCTTCCAATCAGCTAGCTACCGTAAAAGGTTCTGTAAATGTTATGGCAGAAGACTATCAGACCAAATACCTTTCCATGCAATTGCATGAAATTGAATGGCATAAAAAATTCACCCTTTCAGTGGCTTGTCTGGTCATGTTTTTAATTGGTGCTCCACTGGGTTCCATTATTCGGAAGGGGGGATTGGGAACGCCGCTTGTATTTGCCATTATTTTCTTTGTGTTATTCCACTTACTGAACACATTTGGTGAAAAGTTTGTCCGTTCAGGTCAGACCAATGCCGTTCTGGGAATGTGGTTAAGTACATTCATTCTGGTACCCGTGAGTGCCTTCCTGATTTACAAAGCCATGCATGATTCTCAGCTGTTTAATCAGGAGTTCTATTATCGCAACTTTAAAGGCCTAAGAAAATTATTAGCTAACTTTAAGAAAAAAAATAGCCATGAAAAAAGCCTATAA
- a CDS encoding protein kinase family protein has product MSYAKVTLSPKELELVNNADWILTKNHIIGKVYDLFGALANQYRQEFLTHKKFEKEIAFEIAPKISKGEQYEQLPYVMLDFPRYFTESDIFAIRTFFWWGNHCSIHLVLKGKYLAELGPSIDRYFEMYGKYGTETLDWFIGVGSDPWQHYFEKDNYMPMQDWNGYSVTKLPFLKLAKKIPLQKWDDIENFMKNQFSKILTILSDY; this is encoded by the coding sequence ATGAGCTACGCAAAAGTAACACTTTCACCAAAGGAACTGGAATTGGTTAATAATGCGGACTGGATTTTAACAAAGAACCATATCATCGGCAAAGTATATGATTTGTTTGGTGCATTGGCAAATCAGTACAGGCAGGAGTTTCTTACTCATAAAAAGTTTGAGAAAGAAATTGCATTTGAAATTGCTCCTAAAATTTCAAAGGGGGAACAATACGAACAGTTGCCCTATGTAATGCTCGATTTTCCACGTTACTTTACAGAGTCTGATATTTTTGCTATCCGTACTTTTTTCTGGTGGGGGAATCATTGCAGCATACACCTAGTTTTAAAAGGAAAATACTTGGCTGAATTGGGTCCTTCCATTGACCGTTACTTTGAAATGTATGGCAAGTATGGAACTGAAACCCTTGATTGGTTTATTGGTGTTGGCTCCGATCCCTGGCAACATTATTTTGAAAAAGATAATTACATGCCTATGCAGGACTGGAATGGGTATAGCGTTACCAAATTACCTTTTCTGAAACTGGCAAAAAAAATCCCACTGCAGAAGTGGGACGATATTGAAAATTTTATGAAGAATCAGTTTAGTAAAATACTGACTATTTTATCAGATTATTAA
- a CDS encoding START-like domain-containing protein, which produces MSKKQLFTLEFPVRCSPGILYEFLSTPAGLQEWFADKVDEWENVFSFSWDGGVPEKAEVVDKEENKFIRFRWLHNDKNEYFEFRIEKTEISNQTILVIKDFAEKSDIKDQSQLWGYQTKELFHRLGS; this is translated from the coding sequence ATGAGTAAGAAGCAACTATTTACATTAGAATTTCCGGTCAGATGTTCTCCAGGTATATTGTATGAATTTTTATCAACCCCTGCAGGTTTGCAGGAATGGTTTGCAGACAAAGTAGACGAGTGGGAAAATGTGTTCAGTTTCTCCTGGGATGGTGGAGTTCCGGAGAAGGCAGAAGTAGTAGACAAGGAAGAAAACAAGTTCATTCGTTTTCGTTGGTTACACAATGACAAAAATGAATATTTTGAATTCAGAATTGAGAAAACAGAGATATCCAATCAGACGATTCTGGTTATTAAGGATTTTGCAGAGAAATCCGATATTAAGGATCAGAGCCAGTTATGGGGATATCAGACGAAAGAATTGTTCCACCGTCTGGGTTCTTAA
- a CDS encoding sigma-70 family RNA polymerase sigma factor, which produces MGMRQLKITKSITNRESQSLEKYLQEIGKVELLEGEEEVLLAQKVKQGDTRALDRLVKANLRFVVSVAKQYQNQGLTLSDLINEGNLGLIKAAMRFDETKGFKFISYAVWWIRQSILQSLAEQSRIVRLPLNKVGLTNKISKAYQALEQEYEREPSPQEIAELLELPIEEVAATMKAGFRHVSIDSPVAEGEDITLIDLLENTNEAQTDEKLAYHESLHVEIERSLGTLTDRQKKVICFFFGIGVERALSLEDIGSRFNLTRERVRQIKDKAINKLKAANRTRQLRYYLG; this is translated from the coding sequence ATGGGTATGCGCCAACTCAAAATAACAAAATCGATTACCAATCGGGAATCACAAAGTCTGGAAAAATATCTTCAGGAAATTGGAAAAGTAGAGCTGTTAGAAGGGGAGGAAGAAGTATTATTGGCGCAAAAAGTTAAGCAAGGAGATACCCGGGCTTTGGATAGACTTGTTAAAGCAAACCTCCGATTTGTGGTCTCTGTTGCTAAACAATATCAGAATCAAGGACTCACTTTATCTGACTTGATAAATGAGGGCAATTTAGGTTTGATTAAAGCTGCTATGCGATTCGATGAAACCAAAGGGTTCAAATTTATTTCTTATGCGGTCTGGTGGATCAGACAAAGTATTCTGCAATCATTGGCAGAACAAAGCAGAATTGTAAGATTACCGCTGAATAAAGTTGGTCTCACCAACAAAATCAGTAAGGCCTATCAGGCATTAGAGCAGGAGTATGAGCGGGAGCCTTCTCCACAGGAAATTGCGGAATTACTGGAATTGCCCATTGAAGAAGTGGCAGCCACCATGAAAGCAGGATTCAGACATGTTAGTATTGATTCGCCCGTTGCGGAAGGGGAAGACATTACATTAATAGACTTGCTAGAAAATACCAATGAAGCGCAGACAGATGAAAAGCTGGCTTATCATGAATCATTACATGTTGAAATAGAAAGGAGTCTGGGTACCCTGACTGACCGTCAGAAAAAAGTCATCTGCTTTTTCTTTGGAATAGGTGTAGAACGCGCGCTCAGCCTTGAAGATATTGGGTCGCGGTTTAATTTAACCAGGGAAAGGGTCAGACAAATCAAGGACAAAGCCATCAATAAACTGAAGGCAGCCAACAGAACCAGACAGCTCAGGTATTATTTAGGCTGA
- the ffh gene encoding signal recognition particle protein, translating to MFQNLSEKLESAFKNLKGESRINELNIANTVKDIRRALLDADVNFKIAKEFTDKVKEKAVGSKVLNAISPGQLMVKIVQDELTDLMGGQEAAFEVEGRPAVILIAGLQGSGKTTFTGKLANYLKTKKGKSPLVVAADIYRPAAIDQLTVLAEQIGVSIYSERENKDAVAIALNAIKEAKSTNKNVVIIDTAGRLAIDELMMNEVANIKAAVNPSEILFVVDSMTGQDAVNTAKAFNDRLDFTGVVLTKLDGDTRGGAALSIKYTVDKPIKFVSSGEKMETLDVFYPERMAQRILGMGDITTLVEKAQAQFNEAEAKKLEKKIRKNQFDFQDFLDQLQQIKKMGNLKDLMGMIPGVGKAVKDIDIKDDAFKGIEAMISSMTPYERANPDSLTPSRRARIAKGAGKDLQEVNAFMKQFEQMKQMMKMMNNMPMGGRFPGMRR from the coding sequence ATGTTTCAGAATTTATCAGAGAAATTAGAATCAGCGTTTAAGAATTTAAAAGGAGAATCAAGAATCAATGAACTCAATATTGCCAATACGGTTAAAGATATCCGTAGGGCATTGTTGGATGCTGACGTGAACTTCAAGATTGCCAAGGAATTTACTGATAAGGTGAAAGAAAAAGCGGTTGGCTCAAAGGTGTTGAATGCCATTAGTCCGGGGCAATTAATGGTAAAAATTGTTCAGGATGAGCTGACCGATTTAATGGGTGGACAAGAAGCTGCTTTTGAAGTGGAAGGCAGACCTGCAGTGATTTTGATTGCTGGTTTACAGGGTAGTGGTAAAACCACTTTTACCGGAAAGCTGGCTAATTATTTGAAAACCAAGAAGGGTAAAAGTCCGTTGGTAGTTGCTGCTGACATATACAGACCTGCAGCGATTGATCAGTTAACGGTACTTGCAGAGCAAATTGGTGTAAGCATTTACAGTGAGCGTGAAAACAAGGATGCGGTAGCCATTGCATTAAACGCCATAAAAGAAGCAAAATCCACCAATAAGAACGTGGTTATCATTGATACGGCTGGCCGTTTGGCTATTGACGAGCTGATGATGAATGAAGTGGCCAATATAAAAGCCGCTGTTAATCCCTCTGAAATACTGTTTGTAGTAGACTCAATGACGGGTCAGGATGCGGTGAATACAGCCAAGGCCTTTAACGATCGTCTTGATTTTACGGGTGTAGTATTAACCAAATTGGATGGCGATACACGCGGTGGTGCGGCACTGTCTATTAAATACACAGTAGATAAGCCCATCAAATTTGTAAGTAGTGGAGAGAAGATGGAAACCCTGGATGTGTTTTATCCGGAAAGGATGGCACAGCGTATATTGGGAATGGGTGATATTACTACGTTGGTAGAAAAAGCACAGGCGCAGTTTAATGAAGCCGAAGCCAAAAAACTGGAAAAGAAAATCCGCAAAAATCAGTTCGACTTTCAGGATTTCCTAGATCAGTTACAACAAATCAAAAAAATGGGCAACCTGAAAGACCTGATGGGGATGATACCAGGAGTAGGCAAAGCGGTAAAAGATATTGATATTAAAGACGATGCTTTCAAGGGGATTGAAGCCATGATTAGTTCAATGACACCATATGAAAGGGCCAACCCCGATAGCTTAACCCCTTCTAGAAGAGCCAGAATTGCCAAGGGAGCAGGAAAGGACTTACAGGAAGTAAATGCTTTCATGAAGCAATTTGAGCAAATGAAGCAGATGATGAAAATGATGAATAATATGCCAATGGGTGGTCGTTTTCCGGGAATGAGACGCTAA
- the rpsP gene encoding 30S ribosomal protein S16 — MAVKMRLQRHGSKKRPFYFIVVADARAPRDGKFIQKIGTYNPLTVPASIQLDRQKALEWLNKGAQPTDTVRRILSFKGVLYLKHLLRGVKLGLFDDATAMTKFQEWHNSHEANITRRNTEHKSKQSAKKAYVPVVKKVEEKQEESAAPAEESAPAEA; from the coding sequence ATGGCAGTTAAAATGAGACTTCAAAGACACGGAAGTAAAAAGCGTCCATTCTACTTTATCGTAGTAGCTGATGCTCGTGCACCAAGAGATGGTAAGTTCATCCAGAAAATTGGAACTTACAACCCACTAACTGTACCTGCAAGTATCCAGTTAGATCGTCAGAAAGCACTAGAGTGGTTAAACAAAGGTGCGCAGCCAACCGACACTGTTCGCAGAATCCTTTCATTCAAAGGAGTATTGTACTTAAAGCACTTATTGCGTGGTGTTAAGTTAGGTTTGTTTGATGATGCAACTGCAATGACCAAGTTCCAGGAATGGCACAACAGTCATGAAGCAAACATCACTCGCAGAAACACAGAACACAAGAGCAAGCAATCTGCAAAGAAAGCCTATGTTCCTGTAGTTAAGAAAGTAGAAGAGAAGCAGGAAGAATCTGCTGCGCCTGCTGAGGAATCAGCACCAGCTGAAGCTTAA